AGGCCGCTCGTGAGCTTGGCGTTACCCGGCAATCAGTCATAAAGTTCTGGATCGCGGAACGATTGAAGACATCGGCTTGAACCATCGCTTTCACAGTTTTTGACAGTCCGAAAGACAAAAAAAGGGGCCACTGTGATTAATCGGCTCGTCCAACGGGCTAGCTTGATGACGAGGGATGAATGACCAGCGCATAACTCGTGCTTCGCCCCCCGCCCGGTTCCTTCACCAAAACCCCGCGTTTCACCAGATCGTCAATATCTCGGAAAGCCGTATCCTGCGAGCATTTGGCCAGTTTGGCCCATTTAGAAGAGGTCAATTTTCCTTCAAAACCGTCAAAGAGCCGATTGAGGATCATCCGCTGCCGCTCATTGAAGGGCTTCTTGGCATGAAACTCCCAGAAGCGGGCCTTGTGGAAGATACCGGCCAGGATCTGCTCCGCCCCTTCGATGGCGCGATCCAGACAGCCCAAGAACCATTCCAGCCAAGGCGTGATGTCCAGGCCGCCTTGTTGGGTCCTTTCCAACACATCGTAATAGGCGTTTCGCTCCAAACGAATTTGCGCCGACATGCTATAAAAACGCTGGTGGCTACTTTCCGAGCGCGCCAGAACCATATCGGCGATCGCCCGGGCAATCCGGCCATTGCCGTCCTCAAAAGGATGGATCGTCACAAACCAAAGATGGGCAAGGCCTGCCGCCATAACCGGATCGATCGCCGGGGGCGCGTTAAACCACTTTAAGAAAGCAGCCATTTCCCCAGGGACCCGCTTTGCCTCAGGGGCCTGGTAATGCACCTTCTCTCGGCCAATCGGCCCGGACACCACCTGCATGGGCTCGGATTGAACGTCACACCAGCGGCCGACCGCGATCTTGGTCATCCCACTACGTCCCGTAGGAAACAGGGCCGCGTGCCAGGCAAAGAGCCGCTCCTCGTTCAAGGAATCGGCATAATGCCCCGTGGCGTCGAGCATCATTTCCACCACTCCCTCGACATGCCGGTCCACCGCCACAAGGCCCCCGACGTCGAGCCCCAGCCTCCGGGCGATGGAGGACCTCACCTGTTCCCTGTCCAGCTTTTCACCTTCGATCTCGTTGGACTTGAGCACATCCTCGGTCAGCGTCTGGAGCACCGCCTCATTGCGGAGCGAAAAGCCCAAGCCCTCCATCCGCCCGATGAGGCGCCCCTGCCGATGACGGACGCCTGCCAGGGACCCGGCCAACCGCTCGGCGTCCCAGGTCATCTTAGGCCATTCTTTTCTCTGGTAAATGTAGTTCATGATATTCAGCACCCCTGGAGGGAATTATGCCGCATATTCTCCGCAGAGGCAAGCATAATCTCCGCATATCTTGCGGCTAACATGATCGTTATTCTCCGCATCGGTTGCCTTATAACGAATGGATCA
This DNA window, taken from Syntrophales bacterium, encodes the following:
- a CDS encoding Fic family protein, giving the protein MNYIYQRKEWPKMTWDAERLAGSLAGVRHRQGRLIGRMEGLGFSLRNEAVLQTLTEDVLKSNEIEGEKLDREQVRSSIARRLGLDVGGLVAVDRHVEGVVEMMLDATGHYADSLNEERLFAWHAALFPTGRSGMTKIAVGRWCDVQSEPMQVVSGPIGREKVHYQAPEAKRVPGEMAAFLKWFNAPPAIDPVMAAGLAHLWFVTIHPFEDGNGRIARAIADMVLARSESSHQRFYSMSAQIRLERNAYYDVLERTQQGGLDITPWLEWFLGCLDRAIEGAEQILAGIFHKARFWEFHAKKPFNERQRMILNRLFDGFEGKLTSSKWAKLAKCSQDTAFRDIDDLVKRGVLVKEPGGGRSTSYALVIHPSSSS